The Plectropomus leopardus isolate mb chromosome 2, YSFRI_Pleo_2.0, whole genome shotgun sequence genome has a window encoding:
- the LOC121951228 gene encoding P2Y purinoceptor 1-like, which translates to MSGNITCESINLNFTHSFLPPVFVTVFVVGTLSNIWGLRSVYHSWNKIGSINIFMLNLGVADLLYLSTLPFLVYYYAHNSVWPFEQPFCKVTRFSFNLNLYGSIGFLTCISIYRYLGIVHPMKVMGKITSRHSLAISALVWLLVILQILPDMFFDKNDREHSNACFDTTSKDLIRRYLPYSIGWTVTGFAIPLLIILACYGHVVVVLAKKANINPLLKQRCLKLVVILVILFSICFIPYHVFRNLNLSTRISKEDGICYPSFRDIYIAHQVGRCLACLNSAINPLIYIVGNDDFLMKLHNLNRRARLSLAGLRGAVIYRKSVEADSPPETRVNTDLLNG; encoded by the coding sequence ATGTCTGGAAATATCACCTGCGAGAGCATAAACCTGAACTTTACGCACAGCTTTCTGCCGCCCGTCTTCGTTACTGTGTTTGTTGTCGGGACGCTGTCAAACATCTGGGGGCTGAGGAGTGTGTACCACAGCTGGAACAAAATCGGGAGCATCAACATCTTCATGTTGAACCTGGGGGTGGCGGACCTGCTCTACCTGTCCACCCTGCCCTTCCTCGTGTACTATTACGCGCACAATAGCGTCTGGCCGTTCGAGCAGCCTTTCTGCAAGGTGACCCGCTTCTCCTTCAACCTGAACCTGTACGGCAGCATCGGCTTCCTCACGTGCATCAGCATCTACAGGTACCTGGGCATCGTGCACCCCATGAAAGTAATGGGAAAAATTACCAGCCGACACTCGCTGGCCATCAGCGCGCTGGTGTGGCTTCTCGTCATTCTTCAGATCCTCCCCGACATGTTCTTCGACAAGAATGATCGAGAGCACTCAAATGCGTGTTTCGACACCACCTCCAAAGACCTGATCAGACGCTACCTGCCCTACAGCATCGGCTGGACCGTCACAGGGTTCGCCATCCCGCTGCTGATCATCCTGGCGTGTTATGGACACGTCGTCGTGGTCCTtgccaaaaaagcaaacattaaccctttactGAAGCAGCGGTGTTTGAAACTGGTCGTGATTCTGGTGATACTGTTCTCTATCTGTTTCATCCCCTACCACGTGTTCCGAAATCTTAATCTGAGCACCAGGATTTCAAAAGAAGATGGGATTTGCTACCCCAGTTTTCGCGACATCTACATTGCGCACCAGGTGGGCAGATGTCTGGCGTGTCTAAACAGCGCAATAAACCCGCTGATTTATATTGTTGGAAATGATGATTTCCTCATGAAGCTGCACAACCTCAACAGGCGGGCCCGGCTGTCTCTGGCCGGCCTCAGAGGCGCAGTCATCTACCGCAAATCCGTGGAGGCGGACTCGCCGCCAGAGACGCGCGTAAACACGGACTTGTTGAATGGATGA